From Daucus carota subsp. sativus chromosome 6, DH1 v3.0, whole genome shotgun sequence, the proteins below share one genomic window:
- the LOC108227095 gene encoding sugar transporter ERD6-like 6, whose product MSFRDESDDGHLRKPLLHTGSWYRMGSRQSSMMGSSQAIRDSSISVLACVLIVALGPIQFGFTCGYSSPTQAAISNDLQLTVSEFSLFGSLSNVGAMVGAIASGQIAEYIGRKGSLMIAAIPNIIGWLAISFAKDSSFLYMGRLLEGFGVGIISYTVPVYIAEISPQNMRGGLGSVNQLAVTIGIMLSYLLGLFVNWRVLAVLGTLPCLVLIPGLFFIPESPRWLAKMGMTEDFEVSLQVLRGFETDISVEVNDIKRSVASTSRTTAIRFRDLKHRRYWFPLMIGIGLLVLQQLSGTNGVLFYSSTIFESAGISSSNAATFGLGAVQVIATAVSTWLVDKTGRRILLIISSTGMTFSLFVVAVSFFVKGFVADDSTLYSISGILSLVGVVGMIIAFSLGMGPIPWIIMSEILPIKIKGLAGSVATLANWFIAWVVTMTAPLLLSWSSGGTFTLYMLMCALTLAFAAILVPETKGKTLEEIQLSFR is encoded by the exons ATGAGTTTTCGAGACGAGAGTGATGATGGGCATCTGCGAAAGCCGCTTTTACACACAGGGAGTTGGTATCGTATGGGGTCCAGACAATCAAGCATGATGGGCTCTTCTCAGGCGATTCGAGATAGCTCTATCTCTGTTCTTGCTTGTGTTTTGATCGTTGCTCTTGGTCCTATTCAATTTGGCTTCACT TGTGGTTATTCTTCTCCTACTCAAGCTGCTATTTCCAATGATCTCCAGCTTACTGTATCGGAG TTTTCTTTGTTTGGTTCATTGTCGAATGTAGGTGCTATGGTTGGGGCAATAGCAAGCGGTCAGATTGCTGAGTACATTGGACGAAAAGGG TCTTTGATGATAGCAGCCATTCCTAATATTATCGGGTGGCTTGCTATATCGTTTGCGAAA GATTCTTCATTTTTGTATATGGGAAGGTTGCTGGAGGGATTCGGTGTTGGAATTATTTCCTACACG gTTCCTGTATATATAGCTGAGATATCTCCTCAAAATATGCGAGGAGGACTGGGGTCAGTGAATCAG CTCGCAGTCACAATTGGAATAATGCTGTCCTATTTGCTCGGACTGTTTGTTAATTGGAGGGTACTAGCAGTTTTAG GGACATTGCCTTGTCTTGTGTTGATTCCAGGCCTTTTTTTCATCCCAGAATCACCTCGTTGGTTG GCAAAAATGGGCATGACAGAAGATTTTGAAGTTTCCTTGCAAGTTCTTCGGGGATTTGAGACTGATATCTCAGTTGAAGTAAATGATATCAAG AGGTCCGTGGCATCAACAAGTAGAACGACGGCCATTCGTTTTCGGGATTTGAAACACCGAAGATATTGGTTTCCTTTGATG ATAGGAATTGGATTGCTTGTCCTTCAACAGCTGTCCGGAACTAATGGTGTCCTCTTCTATTCGAGTACCATTTTTGAATCTGCTG GCATTTCATCAAGTAATGCTGCAACTTTTGGACTCGGGGCTGTTCAG GTGATAGCCACTGCAGTTTCTACATGGTTGGTGGACAAAACTGGTCGAAGGATTCTACTCATA ATCTCCTCCACAGGGATGACTTTCAGTCTTTTTGTTGTTGCAGTTTCTTTCTTTGTAAAG GGTTTTGTGGCTGATGATTCTACTCTCTATAGCATTTCGGGCATCCTGTCATTAGTTGGAGTTGTG GGAATGATCATTGCCTTTTCTCTTGGAATGGGGCCCATACCGTGGATTATAATGTCAGAG ATTCTGCCGATCAAAATCAAAGGCCTTGCTGGAAGTGTTGCAACACTGGCAAACTGGTTCATTGCCTGGGTGGTCACCATGACTGCACCTTTGTTGTTGTCTTGGAGTAGTGGAG GAACCTTTACTCTGTACATGCTTATGTGCGCTCTCACCTTGGCATTTGCAGCAATTTTAGTCCCCGAAACCAAAGGGAAAACTCTTGAGGAGATTCAGTTGTCTTTCAGATGA
- the LOC108227094 gene encoding 3-ketoacyl-CoA synthase 4: MDGGGNARVNSGATARGGGDGLPAIGIQIHSRRLPDFLQTVKLKYVKLGYHYLISNLFTLCLIPVIIIILIEASQMNFDDIRQLWLHLQYNLVFVVVCFAVLVFGFTAYIMTRPRSVYLVDYACYRAPDHLKASNERFMRHSRLTGDFDDSSLEFQRRILERSGLGEETYVPEAMHVIPPQPSMAAARAEAEEVMYGALDNLFANTGIKAKDIGILVVNCSLFNPTPSLSAMIINKYKLRGNVRSFNLGGMGCSAGVIAIDMAKDLLQVHRNTYAVVVSTENITQNWYFGNNKAMLIPNCLFRVGGAAVLLSNKSADKRRAKYKLVHVVRTHRGADDKAFRCVYQEEDGAGKIGVSLSKDLMAIAGGALKTNITTLGPIVLPISEQLLFFATLLVKKFFNPHVKPYIPDFKLAFDHFCIHAGGRAVIDELEKNLQLLPIHVEASRMALHRFGNTSASSIWYELAYTEAKGRIRKGHRVWQIAFGSGFKCNSAVWQALRHVKASSNSPWDDCIDKYPVTVVS, from the coding sequence ATGGACGGAGGCGGGAATGCACGAGTCAACTCTGGCGCCACCGCTCGTGGTGGTGGCGATGGACTTCCGGCCATCGGAATTCAGATCCACTCCCGCCGTCTCCCTGATTTCCTCCAAACCGTTAAACTCAAGTACGTCAAATTAGGTTATCACTATCTCATCTCTAATCTTTTCACTCTTTGTTTGATTCCTGTTATTATCATCATTCTAATCGAAGCTTCGCAAATGAATTTCGATGATATTCGTCAATTGTGGCTGCATCTTCAGTATAATCTCgtgtttgttgttgtttgttttGCTGTTCTGGTTTTCGGATTTACTGCGTATATTATGACTAGACCTAGGTCTGTTTATTTGGTTGATTACGCGTGTTATCGTGCGCCTGATCATTTAAAGGCGTCGAATGAGCGGTTTATGAGGCATTCTAGGTTGACTGGGGATTTTGATGACTCGTCGTTGGAGTTTCAGAGGAGAATTTTGGAGAGATCGGGGTTAGGGGAGGAGACCTATGTTCCGGAAGCAATGCATGTTATTCCTCCTCAGCCGTCGATGGCTGCTGCCAGGGCGGAGGCCGAGGAGGTTATGTACGGCGCGTTGGATAATTTGTTTGCGAATACGGGGATCAAGGCGAAGGATATTGGGATTTTGGTTGTAAATTGTAGTTTGTTTAATCCAACGCCATCGTTGTCCGCGATGATTATTAATAAGTATAAGTTGAGGGGGAATGTTAGGAGTTTTAATTTGGGAGGGATGGGGTGTAGTGCGGGGGTTATTGCCATTGATATGGCGAAGGATTTGTTGCAAGTGCATAGGAATACGTACGCTGTTGTGGTGAGTACAGAGAACATTACGCAGAATTGGTATTTTGGGAATAATAAAGCTATGTTGATACCTAATTGTTTGTTTAGGGTTGGTGGTGCGGCTGTTTTGTTATCTAATAAGTCTGCAGATAAGAGGCGAGCAAAGTATAAGCTTGTTCATGTTGTGAGGACACATCGTGGGGCGGATGACAAGGCATTCCGTTGCGTTTATCAAGAGGAGGATGGTGCTGGGAAAATTGGTGTGTCTTTGTCGAAAGATCTCATGGCAATTGCTGGCGGGGCTCTTAAAACTAATATCACCACATTAGGTCCTATTGTTCTCCCAATCAGCGAGCAGCTTCTCTTTTTTGCTACTCTGCTGGTTAAAAAGTTTTTTAATCCTCATGTGAAGCCTTATATCCCAGATTTTAAGCTGGCATTTGATCATTTTTGCATACATGCTGGGGGAAGGGCAGTGATTGACGAGCTGGAGAAGAATCTGCAGTTGCTACCAATACATGTGGAGGCTTCTAGAATGGCTCTCCACCGGTTTGGGAACACTTCAGCAAGCTCTATCTGGTATGAACTGGCATATACTGAGGCGAAGGGAAGAATACGCAAGGGTCATAGGGTCTGGCAGATTGCTTTTGGAAGTGGTTTCAAATGTAATAGTGCAGTATGGCAAGCTCTGCGACATGTCAAAGCATCCAGTAATAGTCCCTGGGATGATTGCATTGATAAGTACCCGGTGACAGTAGTCTCCTAG